TATCATTAGCCTATCTATATTTATGTCACTAAAATCTCACCCTTACCTTCCTAGCTTCTAAGCAGCAGCTGCATTGGTGTTTAAGCTGAATCATTAAAATTGAGACATGAAATAAGATACTAATCGTAAGATTGACTTGTGATCTCTGTTTCTATCATCTATCTTTACCATCTGCTACAGGATTCATCGGGGCATCCTATCATTCAGCACCTCTTCCACCTTTCCTGCTCACGTACTCACATAACCGGCACGGCAGCGTATCAAGAGACGCGGCACGGTTCCTCCCGTAGTAGCCCATCACACCACACCTCCTCCAAGCATGGTACTCCGAGTAAGCCACCGGGTCTTCTGCCACAGCCTTCACGTACGTCGCCAGCTCTTCCATGGACCTAAACTTGGATCCATCTATGATGGAATGCGGAGGGACGAAGATTTGCACGTCCGGCGCCCCAAAGTAGATCGGCACCGAACCAGCATCCAGAGCATAGTAGAGCTTCTCGGTGACGTAGCTCTCCGCCATGGTGTTCTCGATGGCGAGGACGAACTTGTACTGCGACATGGCACAGTGCAGATGATCCCACCAATGTGGCTCGGCAGTCGGCTCCAACCTGCACTCGGGGTACAAGGAAATGGCGGCGTCTCTGCCCCCTACGTTGTTCAAGCAGCTTCCGAAGGAGTGATGCGAGATGTGAGCAAAGAACTTTTCTGCAAGCTCAGTTCGGTGTTGGTAGCACTTCGACGAAGACCAGTAAACAAGAACATCCTGAGAAGATTCATCATGAAGGTGAGGGGATATGCGTCAAAGCTCTGACAGTGGAGTTGGAAGCGATGACTTACGTTTCTTTTCTTGGAGGAGACATAGTAACTCCGGAATTTACGGAACATGGATCCAGCATATGTGCATTGAACATCATCCTTGGCATGGAATCCAACAAATATGTCTTCCGATCCTGTTGGTTGCCTGCTGGCTTCGAGATCCATGTAAACacgaagtggttcaccctttcgcCTCTGTATTAAGAACAGGGTAGACGACAGAGGTGAGAGCTAGTCTGATTCCATTCTGCTATGTATATAAGTCTCTTCTTACCGTCTTAGGAGgcgttttccactcgaagaacacgGCGTCGGGCTTGTCGGCTAGGGCGGCGGATTTGGTCCAGAGACAAGTCATGCCGCAGCGGCAGGAGTACAGGTTGTCCGTCTCGTCGGGAATCCAAGTCCACCCCTTCACCAGAACGCTGATGTGGGAGGCGCCGAGCGTCGAGCAGTCGCCTGCCTCGGCGTCCTGGATCGCCGACGGGTCGGCTGTCCAGTTGCGGTGCTTGTCGCGGAACCGATCGCAGCCAACCTCCTCGTCCCATCTCGCGAAGGCGGCCGCGAGGTCGGTGCGGGGCTCGGCCCGCCTCTGGAGGGCGGGATCGCCGACTGGCCTGGCT
The window above is part of the Musa acuminata AAA Group cultivar baxijiao chromosome BXJ2-6, Cavendish_Baxijiao_AAA, whole genome shotgun sequence genome. Proteins encoded here:
- the LOC103989073 gene encoding alpha-(1,4)-fucosyltransferase-like; amino-acid sequence: MSPLRHHALARFLPSSSLLLLLFLFVTSYLDFSSLSSTSSSSAMAVARPVGDPALQRRAEPRTDLAAAFARWDEEVGCDRFRDKHRNWTADPSAIQDAEAGDCSTLGASHISVLVKGWTWIPDETDNLYSCRCGMTCLWTKSAALADKPDAVFFEWKTPPKTRRKGEPLRVYMDLEASRQPTGSEDIFVGFHAKDDVQCTYAGSMFRKFRSYYVSSKKRNDVLVYWSSSKCYQHRTELAEKFFAHISHHSFGSCLNNVGGRDAAISLYPECRLEPTAEPHWWDHLHCAMSQYKFVLAIENTMAESYVTEKLYYALDAGSVPIYFGAPDVQIFVPPHSIIDGSKFRSMEELATYVKAVAEDPVAYSEYHAWRRCGVMGYYGRNRAASLDTLPCRLCEYVSRKGGRGAE